One segment of Mugil cephalus isolate CIBA_MC_2020 chromosome 14, CIBA_Mcephalus_1.1, whole genome shotgun sequence DNA contains the following:
- the znf687b gene encoding zinc finger protein 687b isoform X1, giving the protein MGDMKTPDFDDLLAAFDIPDIDAKEAIQSAPDEAEAPHGAAGAPLGKPDSVVGVGSSLRPPSPSDPQADTSIVSVIVKNKVRLEPVDGGDGDADQDPIDVIAGVDLGPRLGGCAPGMAESEALNHNGFGASGVSTPLPLSQAQSNGAPWSMNTPKVSSEAAGASTTKSHKQGGNIFNRLKPLVSQGSGDPVGRARKMQLLQQQHQQQQDTGQERADGVKASLPSSSSLSAGSSPLAAGGPVGLASPFFPPSKPFNGAPKGGPAGFQHQQMEEDDSDPDLGSPLVIQETPDSPSCTQLSRRYKSDSTQPTSSTASQPKPGDTPSGTSLTSSTPQSGSTESPQVEDRHPEHVIEERDSPESPEPEMPKSTAQVPAKRCSSPAVAATPPPSELREPKEEEEEMEVGNGIDRVVDGKADKGENVRTSEENMEVSDGKPKPPSSTDVGEAGIAVSAATGTPSRPLKVRIKTIKTSTGGITRTVTRVAPKGGAAGKGLDPKGQTGERKVMGNKAQKLEASPGHMTTSSQKVSALNALPVSTLAASSVMLAAATKVQNKMAASDKAKVSATAVSITKSAALPATPAVSSSPKISVAASGISVRTATNKTANGGSGTIIPGTLQPNKPASIVNSTGAVISRSQSSLVEAFNKILNSKNLLPSYKPDLSAPPPPEWGLPLPATGYRCLECGDAFALERSLARHYDRRSLRIEVTCNHCAKRLAFFNKCSLLLHAREHKERGLVMQCSHLVMRPVTVEQMIGQQDITPIGGLISSSSSSPPVSSPAATPGGPAVSANSSPMKDASSPAAGQARPVRRAPQGPQALMPLPCKKAEGLQYSNFKCPECQTQFSGKAELVTHFQQIRAASNSTCTQCSPPMMLPNSCAVSAHQRIHKHKAPHVCPECGGIARQASFQTHLEEACLHFARRIGYRCSSCQVVFGGLNSIKSHIQTAHCEVFHKCPSCPMAFKSSPSAQSHISTQHPTLTGGQAKMIYKCVMCDTVFTQKPLLYMHFDTHLAKQKVHVFKCPDCTKLYAQKGSMMEHIKTAHRGPSAKLESQSDSSNAASAPANTSGPSGPKSKSSGKPDNSDGEDWGREQEEEEEEEEEEDDDDDDYEAPGSHSTGTGAASQPSAQTEWTCPQCQSTFTDNDEYLSHVKMEHGKFPCRICGGTFSTSSSLRRHERVIHEGNKRVFHCQYCTEGKRTFGSRFLLDKHVRLHHRSTDGQGPPLTRKRASTGGEGPGSSSEQDGEVGPPASRAAGDEEENTTEDGGGPAKRTRASVTPASLAAGELEEEDNVFRCVPCGFSTEDGAEFQRHIPQHRGDTASFQCLQCGVCFASAGSLSRHRFITHRVRDNQGDADRGTPRAHGSPDGSPAGSPQALGEDGEGNLGCKVCGRRFDKASDLNTHFRTHGMAFLTAHKTDKPQ; this is encoded by the exons ATGGGGGACATGAAGACCCCAGATTTCGATGACCTGTTGGCAGCCTTTGATATTCCCGACATAGATGCCAAAGAGGCCATCCAGTCTGCCCCAGATGAGGCAGAGGCGCCCCATGGAGCTGCAGGTGCACCTCTCGGAAAGCCGGATAGCGTGGTGGGCGTTGGGTCGTCTTTGAGACCGCCGAGCCCCTCGGACCCCCAGGCGGACACCTCGATTGTGAGCGtgattgttaaaaataaagtccGTCTCGAGCCCGTCgacggaggagacggagacgCAGACCAGGACCCTATTGATGTGATCGCAGGTGTAGATTTGGGTCCTCGACTCGGTGGGTGTGCTCCTGGGATGGCTGAATCTGAAGCTCTCAACCATAATGGCTTTGGGGCATCTGGCGTCTCCACGCCGCTTCCCCTCAGCCAGGCTCAGTCTAACGGTGCGCCGTGGTCCATGAACACTCCTAAGGTTTCTTCAGAAGCAGCAGGTGCCAGCACCACAAAGTCACACAAGCAGGGTggcaacattttcaacagactTAAGCCCCTGGTGTCGCAGGGGTCCGGAGACCCAGTGGGACGAGCCAGAAAGATGCAGCTcctacagcagcagcaccaacagcagcaggataCAGGTCAAGAGAGAGCAGATGGGGTCAAAGCATCATTACCGTCATCTTCCTCGCTATCAGCTGGCTCGTCTCCTCTGGCTGCCGGTGGTCCCGTCGGACTGGCTTCACCGTTCTTTCCACCTTCTAAGCCTTTTAACGGAGCTCCCAAAGGTGGGCCTGCTGGATTTCAGCAccagcagatggaggaggatgattctgatcctgatttGGGGAGTCCTCTGGTGATCCAGGAGACCCCAGACTCTCCGTCTTGCACGCAGCTGAGCCGACGTTACAAATCCGACTCAACGCAGCCCACGTCCTCTACGGCGTCCCAACCGAAACCTGGGGACACTCCATCGGGAACGTCTCTGACGTCCTCCACCCCCCAGTCTGGTTCAACAGAGAGTCCTCAGGTGGAGGACAGGCACCCGGAGCACGTCATAGAAGAGAGAGACTCGCCAGAGAGTCCTGAACCAGAGATGCCAAAGTCAACGGCCCAGGTCCCGGCAAAGAGGTGCTCCAGCCCCGCGGTGGCCGCaactcctcctccctctgaacTGCGGGAGcccaaagaggaggaggaggagatggaggtgggGAATGGGATCGACAGAGTTGTTGATGGCAAAGCTGACAAGGGAGAAAACGTGAGAACAAGTGAGGAAAATATGGAAGTGAGCGATGGCAAGCCTAAACCCCCGTCATCAACCGATGTAGGGGAGGCAGGCATCGCTGTATCTGCTGCTACTGGAACCCCATCCCGACCTCTCaaagtcagaataaaaacaattaaaacctCCACAGGTGGCATCACCAGAACTGTTACAAGGGTAGCACCTAAAGGTGGTGCTGCGGGGAAAGGCTTGGACCCCAAAGGTCAAACCGGGGAACGTAAGGTCATGGGAAACAAGGCCCAAAAGCTCGAGGCGTCTCCCGGTCACATGACAACAAGTTCTCAGAAAGTAAGCGCTCTCAATGCTTTGCCCGTGTCCACGCTCGCAGCCAGCAGCGTCATGCtagctgctgccaccaaggtccaaaacaaaatggctgcaTCCGACAAGGCTAAGGTTTCCGCCACCGCCGTTAGCATCACAAAGTCTGCTGCCCTGCCTGCAACTCCCGCCGTGTCGTCCTCACCGAAGATCTCAGTCGCTGCTAGCGGGATCAGCGTGCGCACCGCCACAAACAAAACCGCTAACGGAGGTAGCGGCACCATCATACCGGGAACCCTCCAGCCAAACAAGCCCGCCTCCATCGTCAACAGTACGGGAGCAGTCATCTCCCGGAGTCAGTCGAGCCTGGTCGAGGCCTTTAACAAAATTCTGAACAGCAAAAACCTTTTGCCGAGCTACAAGCCCGACCTCTCAGCCCCTCCGCCGCCCGAGTGGGGTCTTCCTCTCCCGGCCACGGGGTACCGCTGCCTGGAGTGCGGAGACGCATTCGCCCTGGAGCGCAGCCTGGCACGACACTACGACCGGCGATCGCTTCGCATTGAGGTGACCTGCAACCACTGTGCTAAGAGGCTGGCCTTCTTCAATAAGTGCAGCCTGCTGCTACATGCCCGGGAGCATAAGGAGCGTGGACTGGTCATGCAGTGCTCGCATCTGGTCATGAGGCCCGTCACGGTGGAGCAGATGATTGGACAGCAGGACATAACCCCAATAGGTG GCCTGatctcctcttcgtcctcctctcctccagtctCCTCTCCCGCTGCCACGCCCGGGGGTCCCGCCGTCTCCGCCAACTCCAGCCCGATGAAGGACGCCTCGTCTCCAGCAGCTGGTCAGGCTCGACCCGTGCGCCGTGCGCCGCAGGGCCCTCAAGCGCTCATGCCTCTGCCCTGCAAGAAGGCGGAAGGGCTGCAGTACAGCAACTTCAAATGTCCAGAGTGCCAAACACAATTCTCGGGCAAGGCTGAGCTGGTCACCCACTTCCAGCAGATCAGAGCTGCGTCCAATTCG aCGTGTACGCAGTGCTCGCCTCCCATGATGCTCCCCAACTCGTGCGCCGTGTCCGCCCACCAGAGgatccacaaacacaaagcgCCTCATGTCTGTCCCGAGTGTGGCGGAATCGCACGGCAGGCCAGCTTTCAGACCCACCTGGAGGAGGCTTGTCTGCACTTTGCCAGGCGCATTGGCTACAG GTGCTCGAGCTGCCAGGTTGTGTTCGGAGGGTTGAACTCCATCAAGTCCCACATCCAGACAGCTCACTGCGAGGTCTTCCACAAGTGCCCCAGCTGCCCCATGGCCTTCAAGTCTTCCCCCAGCGCCCAGAGTCACATCAGCACCCAGCACCCGACGCTCACTGGAGGACAGGCCAA AATGATCTACAAGTGTGTTATGTGCGATACGGTTTTCACCCAGAAACCCTTGCTGTACATGCACTTCGACACACATTTAGCCAAGCAGAAAGTTCACGTGTTCAAGTGTCCCGACTGCACCAAGCTCTACGCCCAGAAAGGTTCCATGATGGAGCACATCAAG ACTGCTCACCGAGGCCCCTCCGCCAAACTGGAGTCTCAGTCCGACTCCTCCAACGCTGCCTCAGCCCCGGCCAACACATCCGGCCCCTCCGGTCCCAAGTCCAAGTCCTCTGGAAAGCCGGACAACTCAGACGGAGAGGACTGGGGCcgggaacaggaggaggaggaagaagaggaggaagaggaggacgatgacgacgacgactACGAAGCCCCGGGGAGTCACTCCACCGGCACAGGGGCCGCCAGTCAACCGAGCGCCCAGACCGAGTGGACCTGCCCTCAGTGTCAGTCCACCTTCACCGACAATGATGAATATCTGAGTCACGTGAAGATGGAGCACGGCAAG TTCCCCTGTCGTATTTGTGGAGGTACGTTCAGCACATCTTCCAGCCTGAGACGTCACGAGCGGGTCATTCACGAGGGCAACAAAAGAGTCTTCCATTGCCA ATATTGCACAGAAGGCAAACGCACCTTTGGCAGTCGGTTCTTACTGGACAAACATGTCCGTCTCCATCACAGAAGCACAGATGGGCAG GGCCCTCCCTTGACCAGGAAGCGTGCATctacaggaggagaaggaccgGGCAGCTCCTCAGAACAAGACGGCGAAGTCGGGCCTCCCGcaagcagagcagcaggagacgaggaggagaacacCACGGAGGACGGCGGGGGTCCTGCAAAGAGAACCAGGGCGTCCGTGACGCCGGCGTCGTTGGCGGCCGGCGAGTTAGAGGAGGAAGACAACGTTTTCCGCTGCGTCCCCTGCGGCTTCTCCACAGAGGACGGGGCGGAGTTCCAGCGGCACATCCCCCAGCACCGGGGGGACACCGCCTCCTTCCAGTGCCTGCAGTGCGGCGTGTGCTTCGCGTCGGCCGGCTCTCTCAGCAGGCACCGCTTCATCACCCACCGGGTGCGGGATAACCAGGGCGACGCGGACCGCGGCACGCCCCGCGCCCACGGCTCTCCGGACGGCTCCCCCGCCGGCTCCCCCCAGGCGCTGGGCGAGGACGGCGAGGGGAATCTGGGCTGCAAGGTGTGCGGCCGACGTTTCGACAAGGCGTCGGACCTCAACACCCACTTCAGGACCCATGGCATGGCCTTCCTCACCGCACACAAGACAGACAAGCcccagtag
- the znf687b gene encoding zinc finger protein 687b isoform X2, whose protein sequence is MGDMKTPDFDDLLAAFDIPDIDAKEAIQSAPDEAEAPHGAAGAPLGKPDSVVGVGSSLRPPSPSDPQADTSIVSVIVKNKVRLEPVDGGDGDADQDPIDVIAGVDLGPRLGGCAPGMAESEALNHNGFGASGVSTPLPLSQAQSNGAPWSMNTPKVSSEAAGASTTKSHKQGGNIFNRLKPLVSQGSGDPVGRARKMQLLQQQHQQQQDTGQERADGVKASLPSSSSLSAGSSPLAAGGPVGLASPFFPPSKPFNGAPKGGPAGFQHQQMEEDDSDPDLGSPLVIQETPDSPSCTQLSRRYKSDSTQPTSSTASQPKPGDTPSGTSLTSSTPQSGSTESPQVEDRHPEHVIEERDSPESPEPEMPKSTAQVPAKRCSSPAVAATPPPSELREPKEEEEEMEVGNGIDRVVDGKADKGENVRTSEENMEVSDGKPKPPSSTDVGEAGIAVSAATGTPSRPLKVRIKTIKTSTGGITRTVTRVAPKGGAAGKGLDPKGQTGERKVMGNKAQKLEASPGHMTTSSQKVSALNALPVSTLAASSVMLAAATKVQNKMAASDKAKVSATAVSITKSAALPATPAVSSSPKISVAASGISVRTATNKTANGGSGTIIPGTLQPNKPASIVNSTGAVISRSQSSLVEAFNKILNSKNLLPSYKPDLSAPPPPEWGLPLPATGYRCLECGDAFALERSLARHYDRRSLRIEVTCNHCAKRLAFFNKCSLLLHAREHKERGLVMQCSHLVMRPVTVEQMIGQQDITPIGGLISSSSSSPPVSSPAATPGGPAVSANSSPMKDASSPAAGQARPVRRAPQGPQALMPLPCKKAEGLQYSNFKCPECQTQFSGKAELVTHFQQIRAASNSTCTQCSPPMMLPNSCAVSAHQRIHKHKAPHVCPECGGIARQASFQTHLEEACLHFARRIGYRCSSCQVVFGGLNSIKSHIQTAHCEVFHKCPSCPMAFKSSPSAQSHISTQHPTLTGGQAKMIYKCVMCDTVFTQKPLLYMHFDTHLAKQKVHVFKCPDCTKLYAQKGSMMEHIKTAHRGPSAKLESQSDSSNAASAPANTSGPSGPKSKSSGKPDNSDGEDWGREQEEEEEEEEEEDDDDDDYEAPGSHSTGTGAASQPSAQTEWTCPQCQSTFTDNDEYLSHVKMEHGKFPCRICGGTFSTSSSLRRHERVIHEGNKRVFHCQYCTEGKRTFGSRFLLDKHVRLHHRSTDGQGPPLTRKRASTGGEGPGSSSEQDGEVGPPASRAAGDEEENTTEDGGGPAKRTRASVTPASLAAGELEEEDNVFRCVPCGFSTEDGAEFQRHIPQHRGDTASFQCLQCGVCFASAGSLSRHRFITHRVRDNQGDADRGTPRAHGSPDGSPAGSPQALGEDGEGNLGCKVCGRRFDKASDLNTHFRTHGMAFLTAHKTDKPQ, encoded by the exons ATGGGGGACATGAAGACCCCAGATTTCGATGACCTGTTGGCAGCCTTTGATATTCCCGACATAGATGCCAAAGAGGCCATCCAGTCTGCCCCAGATGAGGCAGAGGCGCCCCATGGAGCTGCAGGTGCACCTCTCGGAAAGCCGGATAGCGTGGTGGGCGTTGGGTCGTCTTTGAGACCGCCGAGCCCCTCGGACCCCCAGGCGGACACCTCGATTGTGAGCGtgattgttaaaaataaagtccGTCTCGAGCCCGTCgacggaggagacggagacgCAGACCAGGACCCTATTGATGTGATCGCAGGTGTAGATTTGGGTCCTCGACTCGGTGGGTGTGCTCCTGGGATGGCTGAATCTGAAGCTCTCAACCATAATGGCTTTGGGGCATCTGGCGTCTCCACGCCGCTTCCCCTCAGCCAGGCTCAGTCTAACGGTGCGCCGTGGTCCATGAACACTCCTAAGGTTTCTTCAGAAGCAGCAGGTGCCAGCACCACAAAGTCACACAAGCAGGGTggcaacattttcaacagactTAAGCCCCTGGTGTCGCAGGGGTCCGGAGACCCAGTGGGACGAGCCAGAAAGATGCAGCTcctacagcagcagcaccaacagcagcaggataCAGGTCAAGAGAGAGCAGATGGGGTCAAAGCATCATTACCGTCATCTTCCTCGCTATCAGCTGGCTCGTCTCCTCTGGCTGCCGGTGGTCCCGTCGGACTGGCTTCACCGTTCTTTCCACCTTCTAAGCCTTTTAACGGAGCTCCCAAAGGTGGGCCTGCTGGATTTCAGCAccagcagatggaggaggatgattctgatcctgatttGGGGAGTCCTCTGGTGATCCAGGAGACCCCAGACTCTCCGTCTTGCACGCAGCTGAGCCGACGTTACAAATCCGACTCAACGCAGCCCACGTCCTCTACGGCGTCCCAACCGAAACCTGGGGACACTCCATCGGGAACGTCTCTGACGTCCTCCACCCCCCAGTCTGGTTCAACAGAGAGTCCTCAGGTGGAGGACAGGCACCCGGAGCACGTCATAGAAGAGAGAGACTCGCCAGAGAGTCCTGAACCAGAGATGCCAAAGTCAACGGCCCAGGTCCCGGCAAAGAGGTGCTCCAGCCCCGCGGTGGCCGCaactcctcctccctctgaacTGCGGGAGcccaaagaggaggaggaggagatggaggtgggGAATGGGATCGACAGAGTTGTTGATGGCAAAGCTGACAAGGGAGAAAACGTGAGAACAAGTGAGGAAAATATGGAAGTGAGCGATGGCAAGCCTAAACCCCCGTCATCAACCGATGTAGGGGAGGCAGGCATCGCTGTATCTGCTGCTACTGGAACCCCATCCCGACCTCTCaaagtcagaataaaaacaattaaaacctCCACAGGTGGCATCACCAGAACTGTTACAAGGGTAGCACCTAAAGGTGGTGCTGCGGGGAAAGGCTTGGACCCCAAAGGTCAAACCGGGGAACGTAAGGTCATGGGAAACAAGGCCCAAAAGCTCGAGGCGTCTCCCGGTCACATGACAACAAGTTCTCAGAAAGTAAGCGCTCTCAATGCTTTGCCCGTGTCCACGCTCGCAGCCAGCAGCGTCATGCtagctgctgccaccaaggtccaaaacaaaatggctgcaTCCGACAAGGCTAAGGTTTCCGCCACCGCCGTTAGCATCACAAAGTCTGCTGCCCTGCCTGCAACTCCCGCCGTGTCGTCCTCACCGAAGATCTCAGTCGCTGCTAGCGGGATCAGCGTGCGCACCGCCACAAACAAAACCGCTAACGGAGGTAGCGGCACCATCATACCGGGAACCCTCCAGCCAAACAAGCCCGCCTCCATCGTCAACAGTACGGGAGCAGTCATCTCCCGGAGTCAGTCGAGCCTGGTCGAGGCCTTTAACAAAATTCTGAACAGCAAAAACCTTTTGCCGAGCTACAAGCCCGACCTCTCAGCCCCTCCGCCGCCCGAGTGGGGTCTTCCTCTCCCGGCCACGGGGTACCGCTGCCTGGAGTGCGGAGACGCATTCGCCCTGGAGCGCAGCCTGGCACGACACTACGACCGGCGATCGCTTCGCATTGAGGTGACCTGCAACCACTGTGCTAAGAGGCTGGCCTTCTTCAATAAGTGCAGCCTGCTGCTACATGCCCGGGAGCATAAGGAGCGTGGACTGGTCATGCAGTGCTCGCATCTGGTCATGAGGCCCGTCACGGTGGAGCAGATGATTGGACAGCAGGACATAACCCCAATAGGTG GCCTGatctcctcttcgtcctcctctcctccagtctCCTCTCCCGCTGCCACGCCCGGGGGTCCCGCCGTCTCCGCCAACTCCAGCCCGATGAAGGACGCCTCGTCTCCAGCAGCTGGTCAGGCTCGACCCGTGCGCCGTGCGCCGCAGGGCCCTCAAGCGCTCATGCCTCTGCCCTGCAAGAAGGCGGAAGGGCTGCAGTACAGCAACTTCAAATGTCCAGAGTGCCAAACACAATTCTCGGGCAAGGCTGAGCTGGTCACCCACTTCCAGCAGATCAGAGCTGCGTCCAATTCG aCGTGTACGCAGTGCTCGCCTCCCATGATGCTCCCCAACTCGTGCGCCGTGTCCGCCCACCAGAGgatccacaaacacaaagcgCCTCATGTCTGTCCCGAGTGTGGCGGAATCGCACGGCAGGCCAGCTTTCAGACCCACCTGGAGGAGGCTTGTCTGCACTTTGCCAGGCGCATTGGCTACAG GTGCTCGAGCTGCCAGGTTGTGTTCGGAGGGTTGAACTCCATCAAGTCCCACATCCAGACAGCTCACTGCGAGGTCTTCCACAAGTGCCCCAGCTGCCCCATGGCCTTCAAGTCTTCCCCCAGCGCCCAGAGTCACATCAGCACCCAGCACCCGACGCTCACTGGAGGACAGGCCAA AATGATCTACAAGTGTGTTATGTGCGATACGGTTTTCACCCAGAAACCCTTGCTGTACATGCACTTCGACACACATTTAGCCAAGCAGAAAGTTCACGTGTTCAAGTGTCCCGACTGCACCAAGCTCTACGCCCAGAAAGGTTCCATGATGGAGCACATCAAG ACTGCTCACCGAGGCCCCTCCGCCAAACTGGAGTCTCAGTCCGACTCCTCCAACGCTGCCTCAGCCCCGGCCAACACATCCGGCCCCTCCGGTCCCAAGTCCAAGTCCTCTGGAAAGCCGGACAACTCAGACGGAGAGGACTGGGGCcgggaacaggaggaggaggaagaagaggaggaagaggaggacgatgacgacgacgactACGAAGCCCCGGGGAGTCACTCCACCGGCACAGGGGCCGCCAGTCAACCGAGCGCCCAGACCGAGTGGACCTGCCCTCAGTGTCAGTCCACCTTCACCGACAATGATGAATATCTGAGTCACGTGAAGATGGAGCACGGCAAG TTCCCCTGTCGTATTTGTGGAGGTACGTTCAGCACATCTTCCAGCCTGAGACGTCACGAGCGGGTCATTCACGAGGGCAACAAAAGAGTCTTCCATTGCCA ATATTGCACAGAAGGCAAACGCACCTTTGGCAGTCGGTTCTTACTGGACAAACATGTCCGTCTCCATCACAGAAGCACAGATGGGCAG GGCCCTCCCTTGACCAGGAAGCGTGCATctacaggaggagaaggaccgGGCAGCTCCTCAGAACAAGACGGCGAAGTCGGGCCTCCCGcaagcagagcagcaggagacgaggaggagaacacCACGGAGGACGGCGGGGGTCCTGCAAAGAGAACCAGGGCGTCCGTGACGCCGGCGTCGTTGGCGGCCGGCGAGTTAGAGGAGGAAGACAACGTTTTCCGCTGCGTCCCCTGCGGCTTCTCCACAGAGGACGGGGCGGAGTTCCAGCGGCACATCCCCCAGCACCGGGGGGACACCGCCTCCTTCCAGTGCCTGCAGTGCGGCGTGTGCTTCGCGTCGGCCGGCTCTCTCAGCAGGCACCGCTTCATCACCCACCGGGTGCGGGATAACCAGGGCGACGCGGACCGCGGCACGCCCCGCGCCCACGGCTCTCCGGACGGCTCCCCCGCCGGCTCCCCCCAGGCGCTGGGCGAG GACGGCGAGGGGAATCTGGGCTGCAAGGTGTGCGGCCGACGTTTCGACAAGGCGTCGGACCTCAACACCCACTTCAGGACCCATGGCATGGCCTTCCTCACCGCACACAAGACAGACAAGCcccagtag